The DNA window TTCCGAAAGAAATACACGCACAATTAAGCTACAAATATGAAATATCTTTTCTTCCTGTCCCCGGATTAAAGGGTGTCATATAAGTGCACAATTACTGTAGTAGGTTCATGCTCAATATGCACAAGTCAAAAGGTTGCGTAGAATATTATAATTTCACCCGAATGAGACAGAACAAGAAAAAATGGAGATGTCCAGACCTGTGTCATGGGCAATGGCCAGCGCCAGCAGCAGGAGGAGGAGGAATGCAGTTGCAAACAACCACTTGGAATACCCCATCTTCATTCTTGAATCTTGATTGCGGGAAGACTACTCACAGAGTAATGTTGGCAGGTTAATTTATAGATAAGGTCTGAATTGTTTGATTACTTGTTCAAAATGATCGCCTGATCAGTCACTTAACTTGTGTGAAGCAGAACATTGCTTTAAAGCATCTGTCATACGTTTTCCCTTCTCAATATATTAAGCCGTAAACGCATTTTCTTGGTCTTTTTATGTACACACACGGCTTTTCTTTGAAAACCAAATTTGAACATCCTTTCACCCGATTGATTCGTACTGATTATTTACTCTAGTAGTATCATACTTGAGCTCATtcttaaaccattttcaaaCTAGTAGCTACAGGGATGCAATATGCAGCAGAGAAACTGGGATGGGAATAAAGAAAGGCTCTGAAAAATGGCTGACATCCCATCCACATTTACGTGAGTTTCCACTCCCTGAGCGTCTCCGTAGCTTCATTTCCTCCATCCGCACCACGTTCATTACAAGGATCAATCATACCCTGATCAAGCCAATAGGCAGTCCGCCTTGCTTGCATCCATTCAATCTTTCACGGTTCTAAATCCGAAGCAAAAGAAAACGAAACAATGGGACAACGAATTATGCAAGTGTTCTGCAATTTGTTCCGAAGAGCAATGTTCTGTACTAACGATGTAATTCATTCAAGTATTGCAGTCGTTAACAGCTATCATCCTTTCGAATAGGGTACCGTGAGTGACGCAAAGCCAAAAGCTAATACAAATGCATCTACACAATTGACGAGCACCAAGTATGAGGCAACGGATCATTATCATAAGCGAAAAACGTGGAATTGACGAAAATAAAGGCCAACAGAAAATTGTCAAAACAGGGTTTTTCTATACAGCATCAACATAAAAAGCCACTACAAACTTCCAAGTCACTCCCTCCTTCCCCTTCTCATGTAGTCCATTCTAATTGCCCACAATTCCTCTCCCACTACCTTCATGTCTGGACGATCAGCTCGTGTAGGTGCTGCGCACTGGATAGCTAAACCAAACATCTTCACTAGTATCTCCCTGTCTATTGTTTCATGCATTTGATGGTCGAGCATGTCATAAACATTTCCTTCACTATACTTGCCAAAAGCCTGCATGCACACAACGGGAGAGGTGTTGTAAACAATCCAAATCTGGTTgagattttaatttttaagaaTTAAAAGCTAACTTGCCACTTTTACCGAAGCCTCAAAGCACTCAAAGGTAATTCAACAGACTGATATGCACGCTCAACAGACTTATCACCCTAAGTTCCATCCGACCAGGAAAAGTAAGGGCAAGCAACTGGATAATCCtcaaatacacacacacacacacacacacatatgttCAGTAATCAATTGTTGCACATTTACATTAGTCACGGCATAACTCATCAAACATTACAGACTTCGACTCAATCTTGCACTTATTCCTACCACTATGCtatttcaaatttacaaaaagGGTACAGAATTTTCATCATCATAAAATCAGTTCACTTTGCCCCTTCTAACAGAGAGTCAGCAGCTATCAACTATCTATCTACAAACAGAACTAAATTAATGTCTCCAACTAATGTATTTTTGGAAGATATATGCTGTAAAATCAGAACATTTAATGTGACAGGAAGCACTGAAACTTGGACTCTTGAATGATGCCAGCCCAACAAATGACCAAGAAGTCATTAGACAGTGGTCTCTTAATTCTGATCAAATCCAATGAGGCAGGAAAGAGCATGGAGCTGTTATTTGCTTGTGGAAAATTAGGGCCATATTCACTAGGTCTTTCTGCCTAGGAAATCATTATGGGTTGGGTGGTTGGTGGGTTGgtggggagggagtgtaagtgagagatcCTGGGTTTGAGTCCTCCCACTtacactcaaaaaaaaaaaatttttgacttAGTAATTCCACAAATTTGACTACTAAAGTTCCTTGACTGAGAAAGGTCATCAACCGTAGCACAGTTATACGCATAGCATGGGACAGAATAGATCTCAATGAAAAACTGCAGAGATGTTCAACACAATGCATTTTGATCATTGCCGAAGAATTCAAACAAAATGTAGCATAAGAAGTACTGTCTCAGAACAGGAGGATCAGCAAGATAGCAACTAAAAATTCCTTTGACATTGATGATGCAAACCAAGCAGCTCACTAGATTGATCTTATGCATTTTATTCCCTTTCTGCtttgtttttcccttttagTCTTCACCTACTAATCCAAGTCCCAGTTGAAAACAATACCTACTGATTGGTACGTGGATGTTCATGAACCTGACAGGAGGAACTTATGACTACCATATGATATTAAATCATACAGGAAGACTTCCAAGACAAACACCATTGTTTTAATACAGACTCTTAAGCAAATTTACTCCAGACAGATCCCTTGGCCTTTCAAGAACGCATGCGATTAGGTACATGGGAAGTGCACAAGCCATAAATGTTAAGAGTAAAACTAGCTAGCCAAGTGAAATAGCTTTTAAAGTCTTGGCAGCCAAGTCAAATTGTTGTCAAAAAGACGAGGAAAAGAAACATACCCATCTAATTGTCACCCTCTCTTCAGCAGGTTTTTTCAACTCCACTGGACGACGACCTGATAAAATTTCTATTAACAGAATCCCGAATGAGTATACATCACTCTTCGATGTGAGTTGATAAGTCTTCATATATTCTGGATCCAAGTAACCAACTGTTCCTTTAACCTTAGTCGAAACATGTGTTTTATCAGAGTCCATCTCTCCTTGCCTTGCAAATCCAAAATCGGCAACTTTGGCTCTCATGCTTTCGGTCAGAAGAATATTGGATGACTTCACATCTCTGTGGATTATTTGCTTCTCTGCAGCAAAGTCAACAATTATGATCATGTCTTTCCACCAAATACTCAAAAAGCAGAATGATAGGAGAAGCACATTTGAAATAGCAAAAGGCTTTCGAAATGGAATTAGAAAATGTTAAAGTGAATATCAGCATTTAACACGATAGACTAACCAGTATGGTTAACTGTAAGAGTGTCTTCAATAGAAACCAGTAAACTGCTTTAATTTCGTACGATGCAGTTTAAGATCCTCATAACATTAATCTACAAAATAATGCCATTGTGATAACTAATTGCAAGAGAAACCTAAAGGTTGTCTTCTCCTTTGATAAAAGAAAAGAGCATTGAAGCACGATTTTGTTGCTGCTTAGGGTGGATGTTTCCTTGGTCCAGATTATGCACTATTTAGCTAATCATTGAAGCACGATTTTGTTGCTGCTTAGGGTGGATGTTTCCTTGGTCCAGATTATGCACTATTTAGCTTATCATCTATTTGGAGATCTCAAGTGGGTCAGCTCGTAAAAAGTTTTACTTATTGATAATTTCTATAACAGTATGCTAAAAATTGGCATTTTATAGCAAAAACAAGAAGCCCTTCAAATTTAGATGCTTTTTTTTCGACTGGTTCCTAAAGTTCCAAGTTGAGTATTATCCTTCAATGAGATTTTGTGCAGTAAGTAGGAAGTGAATCGGCTATATAGATATATAAGGTAGTCACCTGCATACAGATGCAGATACGTCAAGGCATGAGCAACATCAATAGAAATCTCAAGTCGCTGATTGAAGTCCAAGGTTTTGCCTCGTAGACCTGCAAGATATATTACGGACCATCAGTTGGTCATTTTCCTCATTTTGCATAATGCTAATGGTTTAAGAGTCAAAATTCTTTACCATCCAGATGTTCTCTTAGAGTACCATTTGGTACATATTCTGTAATAATAAGGCGCTCATTTCCTCTATCAACATAACCAAGTAACTTGACCAGATTCCGATGATCAATTTTGGCCAGTAGTTCAACTTCACTTCTAAACTCAGTTCGTAGGGTGTCAAAGTACTCCTGTGAAAGGTAAGTGTCAGCAACTCATAAGCCTTGGAAAGCAATAGATTCATGAGAATAAGTAGCCAGAAAAAAGTTTGGATCTTTACATCtaaaaaaacacaaaagttgtttCAACTTTTTATCAAACAAACTATACTGAAAAAACAAGGTGAGATAACCTTCGGTCACTCATGGTTCCATCACCAGCAAAGCTAGACATACATTAACACCAGGAAGAAATTACCTAAGATCAAAGTGGATACACAGACTCAATTTTACTGTTGCAAAGATAGAGCAGTATTAAATAGTGTAAAATGATTTAGGTTTCCAAATTCTTATCATTCCATCAAGGATGTGGGAGTTCCTTTTCGGGAAGGGACCTAGAACTGATCAAATTTGGTCATGTCATTGATCGAGTTATGGTGACTTAGATCAAACTCTACACCAATGTCACTATTTAAGCAAGTTCCATGGTTTCAAAGACAATATTAAACTGATATTGGACTCACCAAAATCACAACTTATGGAAATCCCTAAAATAATTTCTTCACATGTCTGAACTCATCACTGGTTAAGTTTTGTTAAAACTTAGTCTATTGCATTTTTTCACCCTACACTGACATGTAGCCTTGACTGCATTAGCTTTGTGGATAAACAGAATAACAATCAGTCAACATGTTCAGCAACTAATCAAAATCCTGATGCCTGCCTTGGTCATATTTTGAGTAGTATATAATCTTTTGGCCAGGAAAATCTCAAAGATAATTGAACCTAAAGTAAGGTTTAACAGGTAGTACACACATACATAACATCTTCCCTGTATAATGTTCAAGATTTCTCCCTTTCAAATAAATGGTAAAAAATCCTCCAtttaatgttttcttttttctttttccgttAATCTTTAAAGCAAAGTGATGTAACTGTACTTGGTACATCTAAAGAAGGAAACCTCGAAGCCTAGTCTTTTTTCATACTAAATCAACTTAGAATTTGCTTCATTCAAGAAAAATGTAAACCTGAAGGTTTATGCCTCAATgttcattctttctttctttttttttttcagcttttTTAATCACTTGGCTGGTTGATTGAGGGATTGGGAAAGGAGAATACAAATTCCCAGAAAAGATGTCTAACAATGCCTCACAGCGCCAGTCAAAAACTTAATAAAACACATGATACTAGTCTTGAGCCTATTTCAACTTTCTTTACATATAAACTGCTAACTAAAAGAGTGAAAGGGATAGTGTTTTATCATCCTGGAGTATCAAAAAAATGGAGAAATGTATTTGGTCTCACACCATATTATTATGCAAAGTCCACATTGCAGATGGAAATATAAGATATTGTAAATTATTTCAAACTCTAGATCGAGTTTTGATGCAGTCAGTTACCTGCTTAGCACGTTTAATGGCAACAACCTGGCCATCAGGTAGCTGTGCTTTGTAAACCGTTCCAAAACCTCCTTCACCTATTTTTAATGATGGTGAGAAATTTTGGGTAGCTCTCACAACTTGACTCATATTTAGATGAACAGATCCAACTCTATCAAGTTTTGGTGACATTGAAAACCTAGAAGGACTAGGTGGCACCCGTAGAGGACTAGGTGGCACCCGTAAAGGACTGGGTGGAATTTTTTCGGGAACTGAATTGATTTCTAAAGAGGAAACTGAGTCcactgcaaaaaaaaaaaaaaatactaaaagtgtAAATAACCACAAAGATCAAAAGAAGTGAATCTATCGTAAGACTATCAATACAAGGGAAATCGTTTTACTATCTTTGCTTCTGTTTATTATCTTGCGATCAAATAGGAACACAATAATACTCACTTGAATTTGGTTCCTTCTCAAATACAGGAACagaactttcttttcttcttgcaCGAAAGCAAGGACAAACTAAGCCACAGCAAAGAAGAAGAACTCCAGGTGCTGCCATGGCCAAGTTTTTTGGGGTTAATATGACATACTTGGCTTCTTTGTCCTCCATTTGCTGTGTTTTAAAATGATCTTCCATCGACTCTTCTCTTACTCCttccttcaaaatttttcttcctgCCCTGAAAGGCAGCTCATCTGCAAAACAAGAGAAAGCGTGCATTCTCATAGAAAGTAAACATCTAAGTGAAACTAACCGAACATGACTATATACTAAGAATTCAAATAACATTTTGTCCAACAGAATAGCATTCAGGACAGGTATAAGGTGAATGGATCTTACCCAATGAATCGTACAAACTGCAATGTTGATTTCTAGCGTTTCCCCTAATGAAGCAATGATTCTCTTGATAGAATTTGAGAGCTTTGCAAAACAAATTTCTATCTACTAATTTTCCATCAATGTAGAACAATCTCTCTTTAAGATCATCTGAATAGCCAATATGGTATGTTCCACAAGTATTCGAATCAATTAATAAACCAGAAGCTGATAGTCCTGGCAACTGCACCAACACCAATAAACTCAAAACTACCACTGTGATGGTCAGCGATGTACTACGGCCCACAAATTCCATCTTCCAAATCCAAGAAATGGTGTTAGCATTGCTAAATCTCAAGGCTCCACAAGGGATAAACTCAGCTGCAACTCCTACGCCAAGCCAAGAAATCAGAAGCAACTTGAACACAACAAACTGGCAAAGGTGAAAGAGTAGTTGTGTGCTATAAACTCAAATGATATGCAGAATTTGATTCAACAACGCTAAAGCAACCT is part of the Coffea eugenioides isolate CCC68of chromosome 6, Ceug_1.0, whole genome shotgun sequence genome and encodes:
- the LOC113773210 gene encoding calmodulin-binding receptor-like cytoplasmic kinase 3, translating into MEFVGRSTSLTITVVVLSLLVLVQLPGLSASGLLIDSNTCGTYHIGYSDDLKERLFYIDGKLVDRNLFCKALKFYQENHCFIRGNARNQHCSLYDSLDELPFRAGRKILKEGVREESMEDHFKTQQMEDKEAKYVILTPKNLAMAAPGVLLLCCGLVCPCFRARRKESSVPVFEKEPNSMDSVSSLEINSVPEKIPPSPLRVPPSPLRVPPSPSRFSMSPKLDRVGSVHLNMSQVVRATQNFSPSLKIGEGGFGTVYKAQLPDGQVVAIKRAKQEYFDTLRTEFRSEVELLAKIDHRNLVKLLGYVDRGNERLIITEYVPNGTLREHLDGLRGKTLDFNQRLEISIDVAHALTYLHLYAEKQIIHRDVKSSNILLTESMRAKVADFGFARQGEMDSDKTHVSTKVKGTVGYLDPEYMKTYQLTSKSDVYSFGILLIEILSGRRPVELKKPAEERVTIRWAFGKYSEGNVYDMLDHQMHETIDREILVKMFGLAIQCAAPTRADRPDMKVVGEELWAIRMDYMRRGRRE